A single Triticum dicoccoides isolate Atlit2015 ecotype Zavitan chromosome 2A, WEW_v2.0, whole genome shotgun sequence DNA region contains:
- the LOC119359553 gene encoding probable carboxylesterase 2 gives MRYKYGNTSTELHVRRRTSLTLHARRAPNRSAMAKNAAATADAGDEVVHDFSPLLLVHRSGRLERPLAMPPVPPGHDAATGVVSKDVSLSPFSFVRLYRPPETGAGAGKKLPVLVYFHGGGFVIGSAASAAYHRCLNDLTAACAAVAVSVDYRLAPEHLLPAAYEDSLAALKWVLSAADPWLAERADLSRIFLAGDSAGGNICHHLAMHHDFRGAAGRLKGIVLIHPWFWGKEPVGEEPRPGRAEGVEQKGLWEFVCPDAVDGADDPRMNPTVEGAPGLENLACEKVMVCVAEGDFLRWRGRAYADAAARARGPEPAVELFESEGVGHVFYLYEPATEKARELLQRIVAFVRAE, from the coding sequence ATGCGCTACAAATACGGTAATACTAGCACAGAACTACACGTACGCCGCCGGACGTCCCTGACGTTGCACGCCCGCCGCGCACCGAACAGGTCGGCGATGGCAAAgaacgccgcggccaccgccgacgccggcgacgaggtcgtCCACGACTTCTCTCCGCTCCTCCTGGTCCACAGGAGCGGCAGGCTCGAGCGGCCCCTCGCCATGCCGCCCGTCCCGCCCGGCCACGACGCCGCAACGGGCGTCGTGTCCAAGGACGTGTCGCTCTCGCCCTTCTCGTTCGTGCGTCTCTACCGCCCGCCCGAAACGGGCGCCGGCGCCGGCAAGAAGCTCCCCGTCCTCGTGTACTTCCACGGCGGGGGGTTCGTGATCGGGTCGGCCGCGTCGGCCGCTTACCACCGCTGCCTCAACGACCTCACCGCGGCCTGCGCCGCCGTCGCGGTCTCCGTCGACTACCGCCTCGCCCCGGAGCACCTGCTCCCCGCGGCGTACGAGGACTCCCTGGCGGCCCTCAAGTGGGTGCTCTCCGCCGCCGACCCGTGGCTCGCCGAGAGAGCCGACCTCTCCCGCATTTTCCTCGCGGGAGACAGCGCCGGCGGCAACATCTGCCACCACCTCGCCATGCACCACGACTTCAGGGGCGCCGCAGGAAGGCTCAAGGGGATCGTCCTGATCCACCCGTGGTTCTGGGGCAAGGAGCCCGTCGGCGAAGAGCCCCGGCCGGGGCGCGCGGAGGGCGTGGAGCAGAAGGGCCTGTGGGAGTTCGTGTGCCCCGACGCAGTGGACGGCGCGGACGACCCCCGGATGAACCCGACCGTGGAGGGCGCGCCGGGGCTGGAGAACCTGGCGTGCGAGAAGGTGATGGTGTGCGTCGCCGAGGGGGACTTCTTGCGTTGGCGCGGCAGGGCGTACGCGGATGCGGCGGCCCGGGCGAGGGGCCCCGAGCCGGCGGTGGAGCTGTTCGAGTCGGAGGGGGTCGGCCACGTGTTCTACCTGTACGAGCCTGCGACGGAGAAGGCCAGGGAGTTGCTCCAGAGGATCGTGGCGTTCGTCAGAGCGGAGTGA